From Polyangia bacterium, one genomic window encodes:
- a CDS encoding ABC transporter ATP-binding protein, producing MTPPPVSADVVLRAEGLAKTFRLGFFRKRVDAVKNVTFDVYRGEIFGFLGPNGAGKTTTLKMLMGLIFPTRGRAEVLGLPVPSLSAKRRLGYLPETPYFYDYLTAEEFLDFVGALFDVPGPARRARAKALISRVGLDHARGRPLRKFSKGMLQRIGIAQALMGDPELVVLDEPMTGLDPLGRKEVRDLILDLRKEGKTVFFSTHILPDVEMICDRAAIVVGGTLRDIGPLGALLSARVLSTEVVLRPPAQPEVVPDPPPGTQQHITSDGLRLDIPEGADVDGFLRAALQAGATLLSVSPRRESLEDLFVREAQAPRGDA from the coding sequence ATGACCCCGCCGCCCGTGTCCGCCGACGTGGTGTTGCGCGCGGAGGGATTGGCCAAGACCTTCCGCCTGGGTTTTTTCCGCAAGCGCGTCGACGCGGTCAAGAACGTCACCTTCGACGTTTACCGCGGCGAGATCTTCGGTTTCCTGGGTCCGAACGGCGCCGGCAAGACCACCACGTTGAAAATGCTGATGGGCCTCATCTTTCCTACCCGGGGCCGCGCCGAGGTGCTGGGCCTGCCGGTCCCGTCGCTGTCGGCCAAACGCCGCCTCGGTTACCTGCCTGAAACGCCGTATTTCTACGACTATCTGACCGCGGAAGAGTTCCTCGATTTCGTCGGGGCCCTGTTCGACGTGCCGGGGCCGGCGCGCCGGGCGCGGGCCAAGGCCCTCATCAGCCGGGTGGGCCTGGACCACGCCCGCGGCCGGCCGCTGCGAAAGTTTTCCAAGGGCATGCTGCAACGGATCGGGATCGCCCAGGCGCTGATGGGCGATCCCGAACTGGTGGTGCTGGACGAACCGATGACCGGACTTGATCCGCTCGGCCGCAAAGAGGTGCGCGATCTGATCTTGGATTTGCGCAAAGAAGGCAAGACGGTCTTCTTCTCGACGCACATCCTTCCCGACGTGGAGATGATCTGCGATCGCGCCGCCATCGTGGTGGGCGGCACCCTGCGCGACATCGGTCCGCTGGGCGCGCTGCTGTCGGCGCGGGTCTTGTCCACCGAGGTGGTGCTGCGCCCGCCGGCGCAGCCGGAGGTGGTCCCCGACCCGCCGCCCGGCACGCAGCAACACATCACCAGCGACGGCCTGCGCCTGGACATACCGGAGGGCGCGGACGTCGATGGATTTCTGCGGGCGGCGCTGCAGGCCGGCGCGACGCTGCTTTCGGTGTCCCCGCGCCGCGAATCGCTGGAGGATCTGTTCGTGCGCGAGGCGCAGGCGCCGCGGGGCGACGCATGA